Below is a genomic region from Rosa chinensis cultivar Old Blush chromosome 5, RchiOBHm-V2, whole genome shotgun sequence.
ATGGTAGAAACGAACAAGAACAAATTAGAGCAATAAGAAATTTAGAGCAATTACAAATTTGTGATTTGCAATACATAGGAGAATATactatagatttctttaaatatttaggAAGAACAGGTAGGATTAATgacataaatttattaaatacatATATGACTAAAATTAAAGGACCAATAGGAGAAAAAATATGGAGAGAATGGCAAAAACACCCTAGAAAAGATGATATAGCAATAGGACCTAGAACACAACATGTATATGATATATTAAGAGAAGAATGTAGACAATTAAAAGCAAAGAGACAAAttagaaaacaattttacatgAGCTATAAGAACATAGATTTACCTAAGCAATATGGTTGTCATAGGAAAGATAAGTATAATAAGAAAATTAGACCATATAGAAAGAGCTATAGGAAGAAGTATAGATcatataagcaacataaaacCTTTGACatacaaccttcaagaacctttaGGAAGAGAAAATACATTCCTAAGCACTTTAGGAAAAGAACCAATAAACCTTGGATTAGAAAATACAAAGCACCAAAAGATAAGAGTACTTGTAAATGTTATTTTTGTGGTGAAGTAGGACACATTAGACCTAAatgtcctaagttaggaaaacaaCCTAGAGAAAAAGTATAATTAATTGAGCAATTTAaattagaagaagatgaagacttaGAGTCAATATATAGCTTAGACAACTTAAGTGATAGTGAAAGCATTTATAGCATAAATAGCATAGATATGTTATCCGAATCAGAATTAGAGTCAGATTACTCtagtaattcagatagtgaactagatgaaaatatatgtatgtttgAGGAAGAACAAGACGAATTTCAATATGTTAATTTAGGTTGGCCTCAAGAATGTAGTAAATGTAAGAAAGTAGTAGCTGAAAAATATTATACAAGCAAGATAATATTTTGTAAACCTTGTTATACTAATGAAACATTAGAGCTAAATTCAATAGAGGATGAAGAAATTAATATGCAAAACAttggagaaaatcagaaaactagTTCTTTAATAACTATTAATTGTGAGTTAGAATTATCTAAAGAACATAAGATTCAAACAGTAGCTATGATAGATACAGGTAGCACTAAGAGTGTCATAAAGGAAGAGTTAGTACCAACACAATTTAGGCAAAAACTAGTTAAACCAGTTAGAGTATCACAATTCGATACTAGAACTGTATACTTAACACATTGTATGACTAATATACCTATAAAGATAGAAAGACAATTATTTACCTTACCTTTAACATTTATATCACCCGTAGGATCTTATCAATTTATCTTAGGATTAAACTTTCTTAAAAGCTTACAAGGATTTTTGTATATACCTCCGGATATAACTTTCTTTAAGAAAGGTATAACTACAACTGATCAAAGTAATTTGATAGAAGCTTATAATAGCATTAGCATAGAAGAGTCAAGAGAAAATAGctttagagaagaagaaaatctagATAACAATGTCGATGAGCAGAAtagtatagaatatgatgaatcAATCTTTGAACTTGAGTATCCAAACATAGGAGAAGTAGCTCTAGTAGAACTAAAACAAATAGGTAGACCTAAAACATTAGAAGAATTATTACAATTAGCAGAACAAACTCGAATCATAGGAGAAGATCCCCAACTACATTGGAATAAAAATAAGATTTTAGTAAAATTAGATATAATTAACCCAGATTTAACTATTAAAACAGCAGatatgccatgtaatttattggATAAACAAGAATTTGAGCAGCAAATAAAAGAGTTATTAAACCTTAAAGTAATTAGaccttctaaatctagacatagGTCAGCAGCCTTTATAGTTCGAAAGCATTCTGAACTAAAAAGAGGTAAAGCTAGAATAGTTTATAATAATAGGAGACTAAATGACAATACTTATGAAGATAGTTATAAATTACCTAATAAAGATGAGTTAATAAATAAGATTCAAGAGAGTAAATACTTTAGTAAATTTGATTGTAAATCAGGTTTTTGGCAAATTAGATTAGCTGAAGAATCAATAGAATGGACAGCCTTCACTTGTCCAGAAGGACACTTTGAATGGTTAGTCATGCCATTTGGATTGAAAAATGCAccttctatttttcaaagaaaaatggatcAACTTTTGAAGAAGTATGATAGTTTTTGTAGtgtatatgtagatgatatacTTATACATAGCAAAAATAGAAATGAACATAGAAAACACTTAGAAATAATCTTGCAAGAGTTTATAGATAATGGTATAATTattagtaaaaataaaatagacttAGAAAAAACAAGATATAGAGTTTTTGGGAATATATATTAAGTCAGGAACTATTCAATTGCATGAACATATAGCTAAGAAGGTTATAGAATTTCCAGATCGATTAGAGGATAAAAAGCAGTTACAAGcatttttaggattattaaattatgcTAGAAGTTTCATCCCAGATTTAGGAAGAAAAATAGCAGTTTTACATAGTAAGACTAGCAAAACAGGTCAGAAATACTTTAATACAAAAGATATTAAGTTAGTTCagcaaattaaacaagaaattacACAACTTAAACCTTTAGCACTACCATTAGATAGTAGTTACAAAATAGTAGAAACAGATGCATCAGCATTAGGTTGGGCAGGAATTTTATATCAGAAAAAGTTTAAAGAATTACCAAAGTCTGATGAGCAAATTTGTAGATATGCATCAGGTAAATTTAGTGATATACAATCTCGATTACCAGCCACAGATTTAGAAATATTAggcataattaattctttagaagcattttctttattcttacataatgaaatatttacaattagaactgattgtcaaaatattgtttctcattaTAATAAAATCACTACTAATAAACAAGCAGCCAGAAGATGGGTCAATTTTATAGATTGTATTACAGGAAATGGATTTAGGCCACAATTTGAGCATATAAAAGGAGCTGATAATACACTTGCAGATATCTTATCTCGGCTTCTTCTTTGACAGGTATGGACTTTTTCAGGCCTTCATCTTCTAGTACTCAAAGAGCAGAAAGTGGTGTGCCACCTCAAAGTGGTAATACACTAAGCATGACAGCAAGATCAGCAAATATTAGTTACAACTTTAACGGCTACACTGTGcaagaaattagaaatccacTCTTTAGATATAAAAGTACAGCATCATTATCGACTAGACAACAAGTTCTATTAGATAATTTTTGGAATATTAGAATAAATGCTATGGATATGAGAAGAGGTcaagaaaaattaattacaGCACTTGAGCAGGAATTTTCAGCCAATAATTGTGATCTTGCTAGATATCAAGAAGAGTATCCTAAGTCAAGAGCACAATATGCTAGACTTCAGACACAATATAATCACCTTAAAGCACAGCATGATAATCTGAATGCATTGTATTATAATTTGCAAAATGAGCATGATACAGTAGTTGATCATTTTCGTACACTAAATATAAATTATCAGAAAACAGTTGAGTTTattaagcaagaagaagaaagtagttGGCCTGCATCTCTgttagaaaaagaaacaaaaaatcccTACTTTTTACAAGCCCTAGCAAAAGAAAGGTTTTCATATTTACCTCATGATTGTAAAGATAAAATCTTCAAGTTACAGCATGATAAGCATCTTTCCCTTCAAGTAGCTATCTAGAATTTTCTCTTTAATCTTATATCTCATCCTCAACCTGGTATAGGAGTCATTTGTCATGATACATTTTCTCACCCTGAAGAAAAAGCACGATTTCATATTCTATTAGCTACTATTAATATGAGAGACTTTGGTGAAATGTACATTGAGCATAATAATCGTAGAGTTAGAGTTACTCCAGGTTTTCTAATGGAACATGGAGTGTTAAAAAGTCTTTATGTCCAAAATGAACATCATATAGAGTCATTCTCCTATCACCTTAAGTATGCTATAACTCATTATCTTAAGCAATGGGGAAGTATAGGATTAGGTTATAGTACTATCCGATTAGAAATAATTAGCATTCCTTCATATCCCCGTAGAACCAGTCTATATCATGATAAAGCCAGACACCTAGTCATCATATCACTTCGTAATTATATAGAGCCACCTCCTTTACCAACAATTGATGTGGCACCAACAGTGGAGGATATTCACAAATTTCGTGCAGCCCAGCTTGTAGTAGATGATTTCTTTGATGATACAAATCTGCAATTAATCTACCAAGCCAATGCTTTAAATATCTACACCAGAGAACACCTGGATGGAGTACCACGACCAGGAGAGCTGTACACTGTTGATATGAGCACAACCACTAAAGAAGTgtatgatttattgtataaagaAGAGCAGGAGAGCCAACAAGTGAGAGAAAGTGATGCTGATTATTGGGATAATCTCGATGATGAAGAACTCCACAACATTGAAAACATGATGGAAGCTTGACGATCATCTCACTGCATCAATAGAAGATAAGATTCAAGCATGAAGATATAGCTTTACACTTTTCAAGAAGTTCATTTCtcaagcaagaagatcaagatgaacaGCTCAACATAGTTTTCTCAGCAACTGGCAAGAAGAAACGAAGCAGCCATCCAAGAGGCAAGAAAAAGCCAAAATAACATTCAGCTTGAGACAAGCAAGGAATTCCTCAAAAAGATAAGGACATCGATGTCTTTTCACAGCAAAGAGTTGTGTAACCGGGCAACTTTCGCTCGTACTGGGGCAAATGGGAAATGTCCCAAAATTGAAAAGCTTAAggggtaaaaatttaaaattaagagtagagggggtgaaatgatgacactccCAAATCTCGGggataaactaaaattaatcatATTGTTTAATACGTACTTTTATTCGCTTTTCACAATTACTCATCATGTGTTGCTTATTTATATCCAATTATCACGATAACTCTGGATCAGTTTTACTAGTAGCATGATTTTGCTATTGAGAATAGGGAAAGAAAAAATTGGTAAGGAagtaatgagaaaaataaataaatgaatgtGGTTTTTGGATGACAATTTTACAGTGAAGGAAGGGAAATTGCGGAGGTAGAGAAGCTAACAGGTTCCTGTTCACAAAGGGCAATTGCTCTCTCCAAATTGGCAACAATGTCAGTCATACTAGGCCTTTCTTTCCCCTCTAAACTCAGACAATGCATAGCAGTATTAGCTACTAGCTGAACTGCTTCGGCCTCATTTGGCTCCGGCTGCCCAAGCCTTTTATCCAACAAGCTTTGCAGATCTCCTGCCGTTATCCTTGGCCCTGCATATTCCACAACACCAATTGGACCTGTTCCTTCTTCACTGTCACTGAAAACAGCCCTCTTCCCTGTCAAAAGCTCCAACAACACCACTCCGAAGCCATAGACATCGCTCTTTGCAGTCAAAACGTTTAGTACAAAGTACTCTGGATCAATGTACCCTACTGTCCCAACGGCCTTTGATGACATTACCTCTTGATCAGATGCCGGCCCCAACAATGACAGCCCGAAATCAGATACTCTTGCAGTCATGTCTGCATCCAAGAGAATGTTAGAGGACTTGATGTCTCGATGAATTATTGGCGGCACTGCATAAGTGTGAAGATACTCAATCCCCCTTGCAGCATCCAATGCTATTCTCATCCtcattttccaagagttcaCAATGCTGCTACTTTTCTCCACATTTTTCTTGTTGTGCAAGTGATCATGAAGCGAGCCATTACTCATGTACTCGTAAACCAAAAGCCTCTCGTCTTTATCTTCACACGATCCCACTAGCTTCACCAAATGCTTGTGGTGAAGCCGAGACAGCAATGCTACTTCAGAATCAAACGCGCTTTCTTTCTCCtggaatttcttggtttttgtaCTAGTATCTCCTCTCTTGATGGCCACTTCGCGACCATCGGAGAGCTTGCCTCTGTATACAATACCAAAGCTCCCGGCACCAATCTTGTTTTGGGTTGAGAAATGCTTAGTGGCAGCAGAAAGCTCTGCTAATACAAATTCTTCAGTCTTGTCTGCATGCTTTGATGATGAACTACTACTAAAGTGCTGAAATGGAGCATTAGGAACGTTTTGGATCTCAACGAGAGCCCCTACATTGGGGTCAGCAGCACTTGTGAGTTGCTCAGACTCCCGGTTGTTGAACCAAGAGCTGCACAGTCCAATCCATAAGCAGAAAAGAACAGTGCAAAGTCCAGCAAAAGCCCCAACTGATCCAACTATTACAAAAACCAACAAAAGCTTATTTTTTCCTATGGATGATGAAGAACCTTTTTCCAGTGGACTTGTTGGAAGCAAAGGCACTGCAACTGGAAGCTCGGTCTGGCATGAGTTGCATATATTCCCCGACCCACCACAAAGAGTCTCCGAATTTGGGTACACACCACAGCTGCTACAAGGAGTTTGTACACATGGACCCGGAATGATCGATCCCAAAGTAACATCATTTTCAGAACTAGACCATCCTGGTCCCCAACAAATCACTGATAGATTACCTCTTGTTAGTCCACATACAAAATCCAAACCTGCAACAATCGACTCAAACGAAACATTTCCAACAACATCACTGTGACCCCAGCATACAACATAGCCATTGCTTTGCCTTATAGCACAAGTAAAATTTGCTCCCAATGCAAGGCCTGAAAACTTGGCCCCATAAGGTACATTCAATTGCCCGGAATCATTGTTCCCTTTGCAGACCAAAGTTCCATTTTTCCTTAAGCCACAAGCATGAGACTCTCCAGCAATTAAGCTTGACATTAACACATTCTCGAACCCTTTTTGAATCTCAGCTCCAATACCATTTCCCCAACAGAGGACTCTGCTACCATTCATCAAAATCCCACATGTAAACCCACTTCCAGATGTCACTGTCTTGAACTTCAATGCCTCCCCTGGTGAGTGAAACAAAGCCCCTCCTCTCCAGCACCTGACTGTGCTAGAGTTGACCTCTCTGGCACAAACTTGAGCATCACCAACCGTAAGATCACCCAACGCTACGTCGTCACTGTGGTATATACGTCTAGGATTGAAGCTAACAGAGCTGGTGTCCCAGCAAAGAAGGCTAAAGCCACCGGACCGCAGACCACAGAAGAAGGTCTTCCCACCAGATATTGCTTCAAAAGAGACAGAGGGTTGGACTAAAATAGTCCGGTTGTTTTGGTAGCATTGTATGAACTGCGTCTGGTGGTTAGCTACAACGCCACAAATAGTTGACGTGCCATATGCTATGGCAGTGGTGGATGCTAATCCTAGGCCATTGACAACCACACTGCTGGGTGGCAGCGAAGATATGAAGGTTGTGAGGAAGATTAAGACATATACAAGTGTCATCTAAGGCAATTTGGGTCATGGAGAACTGAAAGCTTCTGGTTTTTTATTCTTCATTaggggagagaaagagagatgaaaGCAAGAATAAAAATAAGAGGAATAAGCGTGTGGGGTCTTGTGGTTGTTCCCCAGCTAAAGAGGAAAAGCAGCCATTGGCAATTGAAAATTCTTCACTGTATATCGGTGCTTGCTCTGCTGCCCTTGTTTAGACTTTAGAACGAGTCTTTTTATCTTTCTTTTATTCCCAAGGCTTTGACCATTTGACAATGTATCACTAGTTAGCTTATGACTTTGGAGATCTAATGTGGTGCTGGAGATAATTGCGTTGTGCACGACAAGATGAAGAAACTCGTAAACAAGCTTGCTTTGTTTTGCAATGCTTTGAAACAAATTCGTTAAACGgtttaataacaaaatatatcgGCATTACTGATCAGGCAATGTTTCACTAGTTCACCAACCAAGGGTACGAAAACCCTTTTCGCTATGTTTACGATCTAACCTTGTTAGACTGTCAATTTGAACTTTACGTTTATTCTTGAAATGTGTGGTTATGTCTTTAAAATCCTATCGAATTAGAAGTTCGTGAAAAGTTAAAGGCAAAGCCCAAATTTGTGTCTGGCTTTATGATTACAGGACATAATCACACTCGGCTTTGCTAGAGTCTTTTGAATTGAGATGGAATCGATAAAGCAGACTTTTTTTTGTCACCTATCTAGTTTGGTTTCTTCCAATATGTAACAGAATCAAATCTCCAACTCTCCAAGTGTTAGAGAAATATTCAGGGGTAATAAGAGGGATACATGGTTTACCATATATGGTCGTGAGTGTCTTTCTGTGTTCTActtctttatttttaaattaatgGATGATGAGAATAATTCATCAGAAAATTGAACCATGAAAAGAACCCTCAACCCTCCACTATTAAATACAAATGCTGGTGAAAAATGACAAATAGCTTGATAATAAAACTACAGGAAAATCGTTTTTATTAGTTTCCTTTAGGTACGATCAGAATAACGTGCAAATCTAACATAGAAAAATACTACTTGaggaaaaataaaggaaaaaaaaaactacaagtaGATGTATAACAAGCTATCAGAATAATAATCATAAACTGTATATAGCATGACAATCAACCTGTGTTAAATCACGAGGATTACATTTCAATGAGACTGCATTAGGAAATTAGTGTATAAACACTGCTAGAGGAAATACTATCCGTATTGAACATGCTTTTGCTGCATTTGTCCGATGAATTTACATTTTGTTAGAGGGTCATAAAATTCAGAATGAAGAAACATTCATGTCACATAATCAGTCCAACACAATAACCTTACATGGTCTATCAATTCATCACATCCCTCGCAGCACAATCTTGGACTTTATAGTAATGGCAA
It encodes:
- the LOC112166137 gene encoding putative serine/threonine-protein kinase-like protein CCR3 — protein: MTLVYVLIFLTTFISSLPPSSVVVNGLGLASTTAIAYGTSTICGVVANHQTQFIQCYQNNRTILVQPSVSFEAISGGKTFFCGLRSGGFSLLCWDTSSVSFNPRRIYHSDDVALGDLTVGDAQVCAREVNSSTVRCWRGGALFHSPGEALKFKTVTSGSGFTCGILMNGSRVLCWGNGIGAEIQKGFENVLMSSLIAGESHACGLRKNGTLVCKGNNDSGQLNVPYGAKFSGLALGANFTCAIRQSNGYVVCWGHSDVVGNVSFESIVAGLDFVCGLTRGNLSVICWGPGWSSSENDVTLGSIIPGPCVQTPCSSCGVYPNSETLCGGSGNICNSCQTELPVAVPLLPTSPLEKGSSSSIGKNKLLLVFVIVGSVGAFAGLCTVLFCLWIGLCSSWFNNRESEQLTSAADPNVGALVEIQNVPNAPFQHFSSSSSSKHADKTEEFVLAELSAATKHFSTQNKIGAGSFGIVYRGKLSDGREVAIKRGDTSTKTKKFQEKESAFDSEVALLSRLHHKHLVKLVGSCEDKDERLLVYEYMSNGSLHDHLHNKKNVEKSSSIVNSWKMRMRIALDAARGIEYLHTYAVPPIIHRDIKSSNILLDADMTARVSDFGLSLLGPASDQEVMSSKAVGTVGYIDPEYFVLNVLTAKSDVYGFGVVLLELLTGKRAVFSDSEEGTGPIGVVEYAGPRITAGDLQSLLDKRLGQPEPNEAEAVQLVANTAMHCLSLEGKERPSMTDIVANLERAIALCEQEPVSFSTSAISLPSL